Within the Montipora foliosa isolate CH-2021 chromosome 11, ASM3666993v2, whole genome shotgun sequence genome, the region AAAGGGTAAGCAGTCTGCTTGGCAAGCCTGGCAGCTGTACAACGAAGTTACTCCAACACTTGCATCCCTTGCTGAGAACCCCTACCAACATCTGGATGTTGACTCGGAGCATTTCCGGAAGATTGAGAGAATGGCAGTCATTATGTATGACAAGACTTGCCCTTATGACTCCATCAAGGAAGCCAGAAAGGAACTGTTCTGCAAGCATAACAGAGGAATGGATAAGCTCCCTCCTACAAAGGTGACAAAAATATATGCAAACATTTTTCAGATACCATAACAGTTCCTTGTGTTGTAGTCTTTGAATGGTATTTCCCTTTTTTCAAGCTCTCGTAGGTGACCATTCGAATTTGgtgcttttatttttttatcagcTCTTATCACTATTAGTATTTGTTATTATCTGTTTTCTCTTCCGTTAAGGATGCACTCCTCCAACATGTAAAAAGATCAATTTATCAAGCTGGGATTTGGGCTACCAGCGACGATCACCAGCAGAACATCCCATCCCCTGATAGGTTTGGCTGGAAGAAAGAGGATGGCTGTTGGGTTCCCGTCTGGCTTACACTCCCAGAAGTGTCGAGATCATGCCGAGAACTTGTCAAGTGCTCTTGTAAAGCACAATGTTCAAGATGTAAATGTGCAAAGGCGAGCTTGCCCTGCACTGATCtttgcaaatgcaaatgtaGCAAATGACTATTTTGTAATGTATATAACCACAGTATCCAGTTTCCGACTGTTGAAATGGAACAGGTACTCGGTTCCTTTGTATTGCACCACAGAGAAATTGTACGACACGTCTGTCTCCTGTATAGCTACTAAGAAATACAGATCGTACTATTTGATTCAATACACAACTGATACCCACAAAATGTGTAGCTTGGTAACCACCCACATATATGTAATGTGTATTTATACGATAATGAGCATAATTCGGAAGACCATCCAGATAATATCTTGTCAGAAATCCTCGCGTTCACTATACAGCGTTTTAATCGCCCAAGAACCTTTTTGAAGGACTTAGAACGgatttaaaaaataatcataGCTTGGTAACCTGGCAATTTTGAAACGTATTTTAtgtaaagaaaatcaacaattattattcaggGAAATCCTTGCATTGATTTTGAGCCATTTTACCCTTCAAAACTGTTGCAAATACTTTAAGAAAAAAGCCTGGTTACCAAGCACAGCAGATCAGTGATGAAAAGTATTTCTCAATTTATACATTGACAGGAAGTTTCTTTCTTGGGCACCCATCTTAAATTTAATACTCATATCCCAAGGAAACTGTATACAAAGTTTGGTACTTTTGTCCGCTTTGTCACGATCCGgctcaaattttgcattaagCTACTAGACTATCAGTCTGATGTTGCGACAGCACTACTTTTGTGCGTTGACCATATTTTTCACGAGTTTGCACTCGCCAATAAATGTCATTGATATTAGGTGCTCTTAATTGCATCAGTGGAAACACTTGGACCTGAAAGAGGCAACAGCTTGAATTAACGGTGGATACCTATTCCGGTGAAATGGTACTTGCTACTCAAGTTTTAACTTTATCAATTCTCAGGTGGATGACTTCTGGGACTTAAGTAAGCATCCAGATTTAGAGGAGGTGGTTGGAGTTTTGCATTCCTGAGAGCATTTAACTATTCGAGACATTAAGACAATCCAACCAGCGATACCAGAAGTGGACAAAATGAAAATGCGCCAGCATTCTAAAGCTTTCAAGGAGGGCTGGCTGAACGACACTGTAAGGATCTTATTatataatagagagctttagttAGCATCCCTCCCTGGACATGAGAGGAAAATGTCAGGGATCCATAAAACGAACTACTATGCCCACAAGACCAAACTTTTATATTAATATTCCGCTTATTTGATCACAGGTCATAAACGCAAGGTTGAAAAGGCTAGCTGAAACTGCCAAGGAAAACGTGAGTATAATAAATCAAATATTACTATAGTGTAGAATGTCAGCCATGTCCTCGCCCTAATCTCGAGGATCACACGAGAGGAAAGTCTGAATTCACAGAGTCGTAATTTGCGAAAATCGAAGGTTACATTCAATTGGTGTCTACATCTTCCGGAAATGGATGGCAAAGGTAAGTGGAACTTCCAACGATTCGCATAGAAAGCAAAAAACTATCACCTAGGAACATTTTCTGGTTAATTCCATGGAAAATGAGAATGAATACTACCCTTCTATGAATAATGGAATGAGTTTACCAAAGgactcactttgatttcgtaataaataataataataataataataataaataaggaAAATCTTCCTACCGTGGAAAGTACTTAGCTTTCCCCCCAGAGTTAGGGTATGGAAGAAAACTTAAGTTCCAGATTTAAAATATAAGCCAGGGTCATAACTTCGCTTCGAAAAAGAGGGCACTGGAAAGCATCCCGTTTGCGATAAATTTGCCGTTTCAAAGTTAAGTAGTCTCATCGACTTGTCAATCAAATAAATTGGGCAGTCTAAACTTGGAACCAacggaaaaaaagagaaacgtGACCAGCAAAGATCTTTGTAAATAAATAGTAACTGTAGGAAAAATTTTCCCAACAAGAAAGCGCAATCATTGGATGTTAGGGGTATGGTAAAGTAATATGTAGCTAAGAATTACTGAGTTCTATATATCCTTGCAGTTAAGATTCTACTAACAAAATGTAGCATGACCTCACATGCCAAGCCTATACAACTAAAAGTTACTTAAGTCTTAAAAATTGTTTCGCAGGTCATTAACTTCCATGAAAAAAGTTGGCAACATTATGACAGCAACTTTGACAGTGCAACACGGCGAACTTCTGTAAACGAAgaacttttttttacttgtatCCGGTAATCAATTGTtggctgtttttgttttattgaatttaatttagAATTACAGTACAAGCCAATATCATACTTTATACTTTTTTGCAGAAAATTACTTCAAATTAACAAAGTGAACCCATCGGA harbors:
- the LOC137977253 gene encoding uncharacterized protein, coding for MGKHFQFISVNRVYVSLGETRARCLPVFHALSGCDTTSAFVGKGKQSAWQAWQLYNEVTPTLASLAENPYQHLDVDSEHFRKIERMAVIMYDKTCPYDSIKEARKELFCKHNRGMDKLPPTKDALLQHVKRSIYQAGIWATSDDHQQNIPSPDRFGWKKEDGCWVPVWLTLPEVSRSCRELVKCSCKAQCSRCKCAKASLPCTDLCKCKCSK